TGGTCGCGGTCCTGGCGAACGTCCGCGACCCCGGGAACGCCGGTACGGTGCTGCGCTGCGCCGACGCCGCCGGCGCCGACGCGGTCGTCCTCACCGACGCCTCCGTGGACCTGTACAACCCCAAGTCCGTGCGCGCTTCCGTAGGCTCGCTCTTCCACCTGCCGGTCGCCGTCGGCGTGCCCGTCGAGCAGGCCGTGCAGGGGCTGCGGGACGCGGGCGTACGGATCCTGGCCGCCGACGGCGCGGGCGAGGACGACCTCGACGACGAGCTGGACGCCGGCACCATGGGCGGGCCCACCGCCTGGGTCTTCGGCAACGAGGCCTGGGGCCTGCCCGAGGAGACCCGGGCGCTGGCCGACGCCGTCGTGCGCGTGCCGATCCACGGCAAGGCGGAGAGCCTCAACCTGGCCACCGCCGCCGCCGTCTGCCTGTACGCCTCCGCGCGCGCCCAGCGTCCCCGCCGCAGTACCGGCTGAACCCTCCGGCCGCCGCTCCCCGGCCCGGGGCCCCCGCAGGGTGTCGCTCCGTCACCGACGACTAGTAGGGTGACGAACTCGGGGGCCCACTGCACCGGTTCGAGAGGTGGGGTACGGGAATATGGCTGTCGGCATGAGCGGACCGCGGGCGACACATGCGGCCGTCGTGCGCGCCGCCGAGGACCCGGACGGTGTCACCTTCGGTGACATCGGATCCGCGGGTCAGGCACTGGATCCGGACGACCTTCCCGACGGGCTCGTCGTCGCGGACGAGACCGGCCGGATCATCTGCTTCAACGCCGCCGCCGCACGGATCACCGCCATGCCCAGGGCCGCGGCCCTGGGCCGCCCGCTGGAACACGCGCTGCCCCTTGAAGACCTCAAGGGCCGCCGCTGGTGGGAGCTGACCGACCCCTACGGTGGCCTCGCCACCCGCGTCGGCCAGCCCGAACGC
This genomic interval from Streptomyces sp. NBC_00464 contains the following:
- a CDS encoding TrmH family RNA methyltransferase, giving the protein MGTPELISPRSPRVAAARRLARRNFRGKERMFIAEGPQAVREAADHRGSDGRPTLTELFATVEAAERYAPIIDAAQDAGARVHLADSEVLADVSQTVTPQGLIGVCHFLDSPFESILATRPKLVAVLANVRDPGNAGTVLRCADAAGADAVVLTDASVDLYNPKSVRASVGSLFHLPVAVGVPVEQAVQGLRDAGVRILAADGAGEDDLDDELDAGTMGGPTAWVFGNEAWGLPEETRALADAVVRVPIHGKAESLNLATAAAVCLYASARAQRPRRSTG